The Gadus chalcogrammus isolate NIFS_2021 chromosome 14, NIFS_Gcha_1.0, whole genome shotgun sequence sequence CCGTTTTGCCAttatagtaaccgttgtataaaagcaatagataacgacaggctgtggtatgtgctcattataccactgttaagtgGTATACTCttaaatatataatagtatgatataattttatatatcataatatcacggccaaaagctctgtgcgcctccggatggccgtagggaTTGGGTTTGTTtgccggcgttgctatggttaccggtcttgtaaggaagcacgtcaattctcggcgcgacaattctcccgcacagagcagaactgtggcctattgtacacattttaattttcttaattatattattcatttttactgaatttgttttttattactgaacaaaaaaaaaaaaaaaaaacttgctgttgaggccaacaccgattactcggtgttgcacaccggcaacaccggtaataccgtataccgcggcaaccctaattcatataaatacatttatgcaGCGTTTGTAAAACCCATTGTTGTGAATTATTCACGACAAAAAAGGCCAGTAACTTGAGATTCCTAGTCCCCAATTTCCCACATGGGATTAATCCAATTTCGTGTGCGTGTCTTTCTGTTGAGAGTgcgcgtgcgtgagtgagtgagtgagtgagtgagtcatgaGCGATGTGTGCGTAAGGGTGTgaataagggtgtgtgtgtgattgagtgatgTCAGTGCTCACCCCAGCTTCGTTGGCTGCCCCCAGCACGTCAGAGAACCGTTGCTCACACAggtgcagcagcaccaccagatAGAGACCGCTGCTGACAAACTCGTACTCCGACtgggaagagagagaccaggcCGTTACCCCCAGCGCCCCTTGGAGCGCCCCAACTCTCCAGGTATATATACCGGCTCTGGATGGGTGTCGATCCAGCACGCCTACTCTGTTGGAGCAGAACTTCTGGTGGAAGACCGCTCAGAGCCTGGGCTGGCAACCAGCACTGCAAGTGGTGGAGTTacaccttgtttcctgtttcactAGGGAGCTATTCTACAGAAGAAAACTCATTTGTGCGAGCGGATGTAGGTTTCAGGAGGGGATTTTTAACAAGTGTATTGCTACACGGGCCAGTATTCACGGTGCTGATTGTAACATCTGCAGCAACTCTTTTGACAGTTTAATACTGCTGGCTGATTGGCCGTTAATAACCAATGACTTGCTTGATCTAAACTTCCTGCCATGAACGTCGAcgctgagagggggggggggggttaccgtTACAACCCGAGGAGGGGGCGTACCTGCACGTGTGTCCTGTACAGCTCGCTGACGTCAAAGTTGTCGATGTTCAGGTGCAGCTTCTCTTTGCACAGTTCACACATGGTGATGGCGTCCAGACTGGTGCCTGAAGGAGAGGAACATGTCAATACCAGCCATTGTATACAGCGTGTGCCTTACTTCTACAGTCGCTGAACGGCCGTTTGTTCGCTGACACGCTTGTTCCCATGGTGACGTTTGTGTAATCAGATAAGGGATGGTTATGGGTTGGTATAAAATTTAAGATGgttaaaaggtcccatgacatgccaccaggtgagtgtgataagcctttagaagccgtttggaaaatctgccccatatgacatcacaagccggcgtgtccacctagatgtgtgacggatagatgagcaacgtttgctacagtccacagggtaggctggtagactgacctatccagcacacatctaggtggacacgcccacttttgatGTCATAAGGGGGAGATTTTTTAAAACGGcctgtaacggctaatcacctTCACCCCTGGTGGCCTGTCGGGACCTTTAAGAACTGGTCAAGTTTCGGTATAACGATAAGTGGTGTTTTAAGGCGAGGGTTTTGTTTGATGTGAAGAGTTAAGTGTAGtactgtcaagcgattaaaacgTCTTTTTTTAAAAACTTAAATAAGTTGCGTTAATcgcgtgataaaaaaaatgaataccgttaaaattggtttgcgttacttaacgccgttaataacgcatttgactgacagcactagttaaGAGCAATGCATGATGGGGGGCTCGACGTACCGGAGCTGATCTTGGAGCGCAGCCACTTCTTGATGCACTCCTGGTGGACGAACTGCAGGCTGCCGGTGCAGTGGCAGGGCTGGATCAGAGGGTTGCCCGGGGAGTCCTCCCCCATCTGGCAGATACGACACAGGTCTCCCTCGTCCTCGTCAGAGTCCTCCAGCATGAGGCTGCCGGGACGAACACAGCGGcggcgacaacaacaacacgtttagtgggttggctggtaaccggggTCGCTGGTTCGAACCCCCGGCTCCTCATATTGTCGAGTGTCGAGGGGTCTCTCTGAGCGAGACGCCTGACCCTCACTGTTCCCGACGGGAGCGGTGAgggtcgccttgcatggctgacaacgccgtcggtgtgtgaatgaatgggtgaatgttaggcaatatctgaaaagcgctttgagtggccgctggcCGGAAAAGCGCTGGATAAATGTAGACCACCTAGTCAGGCCGGCCTCTGCTACAGCGACCCGATGAACCGAGAGACAGGAGCTCTGCGCGTTGCCCTGGTTTCGGTCTAAGATGGAGAGAACCGGACGGCTAAAAATACAAGTGTGAACGCGCTGCCGGCTGCGCGCGGTCGCCCTGTCGGGACGGGGTAAGCGCCCTGTCAATCACATGACCTGTCGTCATGGAAACCCCAACTCGCCGTCCGAGGCGGAGTGAGACTATGAGCAGGACCCAAAATGGATGCCGGATTTTTTCCCGAATGTAGCTTGGATGACCTTAATTTCATCCCGAGTCAGCGAGACCCCATGAGAGGAGAACCTGCTTCAGTAGCTACCCGACGTGGGTGTGGCCACAGCGTATCACATGACCAACTCAGTTGGTCTCCTGCTGCAGAGGTAATGCACATAGAGCATCTTATATGAGCATTAAGGGttagtgagcgagtgagcgagtgtcAGTGTGGTCCAAACCTTTCCTGGATCTTGCGGAGCCTCTCGGGGTCTCTGGAGAGGTCCGGCCGGGCCTCCTGCGCCTTCCCCTCAGCCTGGTACCGGGGGTCCACCCCCGCCACGATGTCCCGGTACGCCGACACCGCCGTCGGCGTGCCGGACGGGGCCGCCCCTCGGTCTCTGCACACGCCCCTGAGCGGTCGGACCAGGATGACGCCCCCGGGGCCCGCggcgccccctgctgcctcctcctcctcctcctcctcatcgtcctcttcgtcctcctcgtcctcttcgtcGGAGGACTTGTGCTGGGGGTCCTGGCTCACGGTGGGCCGGCGCAGCGCCTGGCGCAGGATGTCGTAGCCGTCCTGCGCGCCCGACCGCTGCACGGTCTCGTCGCGGCTCTCCCGGCGGTGGCGGGAGAAGAGCGGGGGGCAGCGGCTCCGCAGCGAGGAGGacagccaggaggaggaggaagaggaggtggaggtggagcccggccccccggccccggcaCTGCCGCTGGCCTGGCGGGGGGTCTCCTGGATGGGGGTGAGGTCCTGGCGCCGGCGCCGCAGGAAGGCGAACGCCTGCACCGTGTCCACCTCCCGGGGCTCAGGCTCCGCCCCTCCGGAGCCCGCCACCGACGACGGCGGCGGAGACGGAGTGGCGGCGGCGCCGTCGGGCGTGGCCCGGGGGCGTGGCACAGTGGGAGGGGGgctactggaggaggaggaggaggatgatgaagaggaggaagaggaggaggagtcctgCCCGGAGCGACGGGAGAAGAGGCGGAAGAAGAGGCGCCGGTTGGAGAGGCGCCCGTCGGCCTCGGCCGGACGCTGGGCGGGGGTcggggacggggaggaggggggcggcggcgtcggcggaggggagggagaaggggcgggaggaggggtggggtcgGAGCGCCTGACGTGACGGACGGAGCTCTGCCAGGTGGCGGCCGGGGTGGGGGCGGAGGAGACgcgcggaggagggggaggagaggagaacgcCGTCGCCTCCTGGTGGGACGGGCGCAGGCTGGAGGAGGTGCGGAGGGAGCGTACGGGCGCCTGGGActggtaggaggaggaggaggaggaggaggggaggtgagagcGGCCCAGTGAGCTCTCCCTAGCcatcgaggaggaggaagaggaagaggagtagagGGTCTCCTTGGGCCGCGCTCCTTGGGCGTAGGAGGAGGTCAGCCGGTCTGTGGAGTCTGGGGGAGAGACCAGTAGGTTAGGGGGAGACCAGCAGgtagaggtgtgtgcgtgtgcgtgtgtgtgtgtgcccctacATAGCGAGGCGGAGGTGCTGCTCGGGGCAGAGGTGCGCACGCGTCGCTCCGTCAGCTCGGACCGGAGCTCCGCCCTCCTCTCCGCGTCCCGCCGGGCCGACAGGTAGCTGGGCGAGGAAGAccacgatgaggaggaggtcgatgaaggtctggaggaggagaggccagCGGAGAGACCAGTGGAGCGCCGGAGAGCGGCGTCTGTCCGGTCACTAGAATCTTGGAGAGGGACACGAGACTGGGTGAACATGATTCTTATTCTGCAGCATCACAACAGAACACTGGACTCTGGTACCTAGACACGCACTAGGCTGCATATGGTCATGTCtgaatttaaaataaaagttcAGTATGCTTTGAACGATAAACCATTGTGTGACATGTCAAAGCCATGGTGGCGCTGGTAATCAACCTGGCAGTTAAAAACCCATAGTCCCATTTAAAGCATTAGTTATTACCATTTACCGTTGTCGTCACATTAATATGAATCCCCATCATCAAGTCTACAGCAGTACCAGAGCTACCACCTGTACAGGTGTATCGTGCGGTCTCATGATACCATCGTGGTTAAGGTTACCTGTGCTACAGGTGTATCGTGCGGTCTCATGATACCATCATGGTCATGGTTACCTGTGCTACAGGTGTATCGTGCGGTCTCATGATACCATCGTGGTTAAGGTTACCTGTGCTACAGGTGTATCGTGGGTCTCATGATACCATCATGGTCACCTGTGCTACAGGTGTATCGTGCGGTCTCATGATACCATCATGGTTAAGGTTACCTGTGCTACAGGTGTATCGTGCTGTCTCAAACCGTTAAGGTTACCTGTGCTACAGGTGTATCGTGCGGTCTCATGATACCATCATGGCTAAGGTTACCTGTGTTACAGGTGTATCGTGCGGTCTCATGATACCATCGTGGTTAGGTTACCTGTGCTACAGGTGTATCGTGCTGTCTCATACCGTTAAGGTTACCTGTGCTACAGGTGTATCGTGCGGTCTCATACCGTTAAGGTTACCTGTGCTACAGGTGTATCGTGCCGTCTCATGATACCATCGTGGTTAAGGTTACCTGTGCTACAGGTGTATCGTGCTGTCTCATACCGTTAAGGTTACCTGTGCTACAGGTGTATCGTGCCGTCTCATGATACCATCATCGTTAAGGTTACCTGTGCTACAGGTGTATCGTGCCGTCTCATGATACCATCATGGTTAAGGTTACCTGTGCTACAGGTGTATCGTGCGGTCTCATGATACCATCATGGTTAAGGTTACCTGTGCTACAGGTGTATCGTACCGTCTCATGATACCATCGTGGTTAAGGTTACCTGTGCTACAGGTGTATCGTGCGGTCTCATGATACCGTTAAGGTTACCTGTGCTACAGGTGTATCGTGCTGTCTCATGATACCATCGTGGCTAAGGTTACCTGTGCTACAGGTGTATCGTGCGGTCTCATGATACCATCATGGTTAAGGTTACCTGTGCTACAGGTGTATCGTACCGTCTCATGATACCATCGTGGTTAAGGTTACCTGTGATACTGGTCAGCCTGCTGCTAGAGTACAGGGACCCCGGGGTAGTGGAGGAGCCCAGGCTGCTCCGGGGATACGCTGCAGTGCTGCTGCTGTAGGAGAGCTTGGCGCGCTTGGACTCTCCGTCGTCAGAGGCCAGCAGGCCGGAGTACGAGCCCAGCCGCCGCTCCGAGCTCTGGGGAGGCAGGGAGCCAGAGGTCAGGCTTCAGCGGTCAGTCAACGAGCAGACGCGCCTGTTCAAGGCAGCTTGGTGGAGGTCTAGATACACGTCTTTGAGGAGTGGGTAGGGCCGGGCGATAGTTGAATATTTTATATTCTTTAAACTGTATTGCAACatcaaaataattaagataCACGCTGTGATGTCGTTTTATTGTATAAACAAATTTACAATGAGAAGATATGCCCTTAAAGATAATCAAATACGTAGAAGTATGAATGCTGTACGTTTTGTGAATTCAACAGTGTATTTGAGGATAGCAGTTGCTCCTACACACAGTAGTCGTGTCACCTGATGCCTTTGAACATTTCCAAAGCATGTTTACCATTCAAATGACCCCCAACCACAGTGACCCTTCACCCTTCCTGTAGACACAGTCTCCCCTCATGCCAGGTTGTGTattgccccccctcctcctgcagcagcagcgtACCAGCTTGTCCTGGCTGAGGAGCGAGGGGCTGGCCCAGGGCCTCTCGTACGACGAGGTGGTGGCGCTCAGGGACGAGGGCACCTTCCAGCTGGGGGCCCGGGTGGAGGCGGTCCCCCCGCCATACTCTCTGCTGGAGCTCAGGTACCGCGAgccctgtgacacacacacacacacacacacacacacacacacacacacacacacacacacacacacacacacacacacacacacacacacacacacacacacacacacacacacacacacacacacacacacacaccaagttgGGTTAATCATTCGGAAGGTTGGGGTCAGCTTGGATCATTAAAATGGGGGATAGTGTGACAAAAGGATGCCTGGGAATACTATAGCATTTTGTTGTTAGtttttcaaccatttatttTAGTTAGAACACTTCTACTGCACAACGGTCAGATCAAGAAGACACCCTATTCACTTGTACCACTGGCAGACCAAGACAACATAATCATTGGTACTCTACCACTGGCAGATCAAGACACCATATTAACATCCAACACCAATTTCCTGAAATTAAACAGCATTGCGTTCCTCAATTTACACAGTGAAGATCTGAGAAGTCTGGGATTATAATATTGCACCaacaccaaccaaacacacTTCAATATATTCTACTAGCCTCGTGTTCTGAAGCCTATAGCAACTCTGAGAGTTGTTTTTAGAAACTaggtcacaaacacacttttttttttggcaacTCCAATTCTGATTGTCCTTTGCCTCACACGCacgtcgctctggataaaactGTGCTGCCAAACTAACAGACTAGCAGTACTAATAAGAGTGAGATTATGTGAGCAAGTTGCAGGTCTTTATTGCATAGTGTCATAAACCCATCAACctacacgggggggggggggggggggttccacaGAGACCGGACTCTTCTGGAAAGATCTGGAACCAGGGAGGAGGGCagtaaaacgcacacacacgcacacgggccTGTCCTATAATAAGCTTTCCTAACGtgttgctggggggggggggactgggttgggttggggtgtggggggggggggttgggggtctcTGGAATGTTCTGACTGGAAGCTTCTGGAAAGAAACCAATGCTGGCGTCTTACGAGGTAGAGGGGATGCAGAGCTCTTCATCGCCATTACGGTCAAAGGGGACCGGGGGTTCTCTAGGACACATTTAACACCTTAACCCCCCCAGTCAAGCAAGGGCAAACTGTGAGTCCTGGAGATGGAACACATTAGACTGAGACCCACTTCCTGCTTCTAGGGGCAGTTGTGAAACATGTCCTCTTTGGACAGACTTAAAATGGCAGCAACATTTAGAAAAGTTTCACTTCGGCAATTTATCGCAAATGGGATACTAAAATGGGGGCACACATCAAACGATGATACATTTATGATGCATTTATGAATGAATCATTTATGAGGCACAGGCTATGAGAGGAGTGTGTTGCTTTTTAACCAACAAGGATTTCTAAAAGTTTGTTATTGCTGTAGAACCCTTAAaaatattgataaaaaaaacaagactgcGCTAAAAGACAATGCTTCAAAAAAGGAAGTATAACCCGCTGTCAAACAAAGCAGAGCTCCATCTTGACCTCATTCTGCGTCTGCTCTCTCAAAAATAACACCAGCCAGCGGCGCAAGCTGGGGGAAATCGGCAATCTTTTGTTTTGGTTGGAGTGAACGAATGAACCATGCCGTCAAACCAAAAGGTTCACCGACCTGGTTTCCGTCTAAAAGGAGACACGCAGCAGTCGTTAAGATGAGATGTACATTATGATCCCAGACTGTGAATTCgggaaggctgcagccttgacAATAGTTCACTAGGCCTACCTTGAGGTCCGGCTCTGGCTTGAGCGATGTGGTGGAGCGAGGGAAGCGGTCACTGCTCAGCAACCTCTCTCGCCCATACAGCCTGCTGGAGCtcagcgaggaagaggaggccgaGTAGGAGGAAGGGCTGGTGTAGGACGAGCGGGAGCTCGACACGAAGGGGAGTCGGCCGGACTTGGAATCCATAGCGACTGCTCAGCTGgaggagaaacacagagacaacgtGTTAGAGAGTCAGAACTAAGCGAACTTCACTGATCTGCGAGATTGCTACCATCTAGTGGTTAAACCCTAGTGATTATGAGTTGGTTGGTGCACTACTTAAGATGTTCAATCCGAGATTACAGATCCAAGATATATTTTTGGGTTGGTGGTTTTAAAATGAGTACATTGATCACAGAGTTTGGTCTTGTTTTAACTTGTGTGTACAGTGCAGACTGAATCATCCTGCCAGGAGTGGAGACCGTTGTTCTTTATGTTGACACATGCATCACAGAGCAGCAATACTCTGTCGTGCTTGTCAACAGCACAGGGAATTTCCACATGAGGATTGCAACAAGCACGCCGAAACAACATTACGTGGGTTTTGGCGTTTTTCCTGTTGGCGAAACACAGATCTGTGTTTCGTTTGTATCTATACAAACAGcatttggctctctctctgccaaatcACCACGAAGAAACATCTAGAACTTCCAGATCACAGTAGCATAAGCACCGAGAGGGGGCTACTAAAAATATCTCGGTTTGCTGAGCCAGCCCGGGGTGTCTGTGAGCTCGTCGTCATCAGCCTGAGCCTCCGGGATGATGAACTGACGTGACATTTACAACACGCCCGCAGCAGCCAACAGAGCAGGCCTTCCTGCTCTGAGCTGCGTAGACACGCGGAGATAGTGCTAAAGGACGACCAACAGTAGGGATACTCTGGTGGTATAGACCACCAGAAGAAACACTGGTAATCTAGGACCACCAGTGCTTCACATCACTATGACAAGTGCGATCAGAGCGCCAGTTGAAAGACTACGAATCACCGTTCAAAAACTAAGCCCCTAGTGCTACAAGACCACTAATACTGTAGAAAAACTAGTGCTTGATGACCACAAACTAATCATGAATACTATAGTCTATAAGACAACCTGTAGACAGACAATACTACAGGAACACACTATTAAAAAGACTTGACACTCTTAAGGGACCAGTTCTCCAGACCAGAACCACTGGTTGCAAGACTATTATTTTAGGATCACACGTATTCTAGGACCCTCAGTGTCAAACCTAGCTAGCCAAGTATCCCCCAAAGTATCACATCACCCTGGTCTCTGGTACCAAGAAGTCTATGCTGCATATATTGATGTCTGAAGTGGAGACATGTTCAATGCACGTCAAAAGAGAGGTGCAACAACTCATCTGCACTTGCAGAGCAGGAACATGGAAATGTCAGGAAAggttaatattgttattaaatCTACAACAAAAAGAACCGGTCTTCAGCCTGTAAGGCGGCTTTCATTGCAGTTTAGGGAGTTGTACGCTCGGTCGGATCACTGTAAGCAAATAGGCCTTTACTCTGAACCATGCCAGGGGCCCTCCTGGCTTCTGAGGCGCATTCTCAGTGACACAGCACACCCCACCAACCAAACACACCCTCCCCCAATACACAAATAATCAGAAAACATATCCTAAAATCCGACATTTGTAGCCCATTCAAAAAATGTATTATCAGTAATAAAACAGCCAAACAAATACACTAGCGTATTACCAATCCCCACTGGTTGGATCGTCTTTATACGCAGTTAAAAAACCTTCAACAACAACGCATTCTGGGGGTCTCATCCTTGTCTTCACTACTGGTTGAAAGAAATGTTTTGCACTGTGATTTGGCCTCAAGATTTACACACGTAGAATATTGTGCAAATCGTGCAAATTAGGTTGAACTGATTGCATATGATTTGGTGTGACTGCAACTTAATATGTTTGGATAATGCAGAACTGCAGCAAGAGTCACAGTCTGCAAGGAACCTATGTATAAATAGTATCCAAAAGCCACATTACCGCGGAAGTATGGGCACATATAGGTTACTGTCCGTCAGTAAACTATGTTTATAACGCATCCAAAAGCAACATTAACCGAGTATGGACCGGTACAGGTCACTGCATGTCAGTAACCTGTGTACA is a genomic window containing:
- the marchf7 gene encoding E3 ubiquitin-protein ligase MARCH7; the encoded protein is MDSKSGRLPFVSSSRSSYTSPSSYSASSSSLSSSRLYGRERLLSSDRFPRSTTSLKPEPDLKGSRYLSSSREYGGGTASTRAPSWKVPSSLSATTSSYERPWASPSLLSQDKLSSERRLGSYSGLLASDDGESKRAKLSYSSSTAAYPRSSLGSSTTPGSLYSSSRLTSITDSSDRTDAALRRSTGLSAGLSSSRPSSTSSSSWSSSPSYLSARRDAERRAELRSELTERRVRTSAPSSTSASLYSTDRLTSSYAQGARPKETLYSSSSSSSSMARESSLGRSHLPSSSSSSSYQSQAPVRSLRTSSSLRPSHQEATAFSSPPPPPRVSSAPTPAATWQSSVRHTPAQRPAEADGRLSNRRLFFRLFSRRSGQDSSSSSSSSSSSSSSSSSPPPTVPRPRATPDGAAATPSPPPSSVAGSGGAEPEPREVDTVQAFAFLRRRRQDLTPIQETPRQASGSAGAGGPGSTSTSSSSSSWLSSSLRSRCPPLFSRHRRESRDETVQRSGAQDGYDILRQALRRPTVSQDPQHKSSDEEDEEDEEDDEEEEEEEAAGGAAGPGGVILVRPLRGVCRDRGAAPSGTPTAVSAYRDIVAGVDPRYQAEGKAQEARPDLSRDPERLRKIQESLMLEDSDEDEGDLCRICQMGEDSPGNPLIQPCHCTGSLQFVHQECIKKWLRSKISSGTSLDAITMCELCKEKLHLNIDNFDVSELYRTHVQSEYEFVSSGLYLVVLLHLCEQRFSDVLGAANEAGFFNLARSLHEHMDSLESPPGETEDEDEDEDVDDGQVDVASVLDNRPSIDFSDLEDDDDEEQY